From Streptomyces sp. SAI-135:
GCACCGGTCGATGGCCTCGGCGACCAGCTCGTCCACGCGGACCGGCTCGGCGTCCTCCAGCGGGTCGTCGTTCTGCACCCGGGAGAGGTCGATGAGCTCCTGGACCAGGCTGGTCAGGCGGGTGGCCTCGATCTGCATGCGGCCGGCGAAGCGCTCCACCGCCTCCGGGTCCTCGGAGGCGTCCATGACGGCCTCGGAGAGGAGGGAGAGCGCGCCGACCGGGGTCTTGAGCTCGTGGCTGACGTTCGCGACGAAGTCGCGTCGTACCGCTTCGATGCGCCGGGCCTCGGTGAGGTCCTCCACGAGGAGCAGCACCAGCCGGGAGCCGAGGGGTGCGACCCGGGCGGAGACCGCGAGGGCCTCCCCGCGGCCGGTCCCCCGCCTGGGCAGGTCCAGCTCGACCTGGCGTATCTCGCCGTCCCTGCGGGTGTCCCGGGCCATCTGGAGCATGGGCTCCACGGAGAGCTTGCCGCCGCGGACCAGCCCGAGGGCGTACGCGGCGGAGCTGGCCTTGACGACCGCGTCGGCCTCGTCGAGGACGACGGCCGAGGAGCGGAGCACGGAGAGGACGGTGTCCACGCCCGGCGGAAGCACCGGGTCCGTGTGCAGGGAGGTGCGGGTGGGGCGTTTCTGCTCCCGCTCGCTCCAGCGGAACGCCAGCATCGCGATGACACCGGTGAGCACACCGGCGATCGCTGCCGCTGCGGCGACCGCCGCGTTCACGTCCATGCCTCCAGGTTAGGCATGGGTTCCGTCCTGGCCACAGCCGTCCGAGCGCGAGCTCGAACACTCGTCGCCCAGAGTTCACCTTGGAGCCAGTGTTGGTTCATTTGGGAGGGCGGAAACGGACGCGTAGAGGTCCGAACGTGGGAGCGTGGGGTACGCAGCACCGGTTTCGCGGCCGGTTTTGGCCCCTGGAACCCACAGGAATGACGTACGAGAGGGAACCGACAATGCGGGACGCGTACCACGAGGAACTTGATTCGATCGGCGACGGTCTGGTGGAGATGGCCCGGCTGGTCGGCTCGGCGATCGGACGCGCCACGACGGCCATCCTCGACTCCGACCTGAAGCTGGCCGAGAGCGTGATCGAGGCCGACCAGAAGGTGGACGACCTCCAGCACGACCTGGAGGCCCGGGCGATAGCACTGCTCGCCCGCCAGCAGCCGGTGGCGACCGACCTCCGTATCGTGGTCACCTCGCTGCGCATGTCGGCCGACCTGGAGCGCTCGGGCGACCTGGCCCAACACGTGGCGAAGCTGGCCCGGCTGCGCTTCCCCGAGAAGGCCATCCCCCACGACCTGCACGCCACCATCCTGGAGATGGGCCAGCTCGCCCAGCGCCTGATGGCGAAGGCGGCGGAGGTCATCATCACCAAGGACGTCGACCTCGCACTCCAGCTGGAGCAGGACGACGACGAGATGGACCTGCTGCACCGCACGCTCTTCCAGCACCTGCTGGACGACAAGTGGAAGCACGGCATCGAGACGGCGGTGGACGTCACCCTCCTCGGCCGCTACTACGAGCGGTTCGCCGACCACGCGGTGTCGGTGGCCAAGCGCGTGGTGTATCTGGTGACGGGTGAGCACGCGGACGAGCTCCAGCAGGAGATCCAGCCGGTGACGGGCGTGGAAGGAGCCTGAACCGGCGCCTTCGATGCTGTTCGGGGCGGGTACGAGCCTCCGTGCGCCGTTGATGCGCCCAGGGGGGCGGGCATGCAATGAGGACAGGGTCTGGACCGGCGGTGGGTCCGGCGGTCGGAAGGTCAGGCCCTCATCTCCAGGAGGGACCATGGCCGAATCCCCCAGCACTCCCCAGCCCGACCCCACGCAGGAACGCCCGACCGAGCAGCCCGCCGCGATCAGGACCCTGACGGTCATCGGCGCGTGCGGCTGCGGCTCGGGGTGCGGATGCGGGTGCCAGTCGGGCAACCCGTGCCAGTGCGGCTGAAGCGGTACCGCTGGATCTCGTACGACCGTGAGGGGCCCCGGGTGATCCCGGGGCCCCTCGTCGTCCCGGGTCGACCGGGCGGGCGAGGAGGGGGAGCATAGGAAGGAGGAGCGGGGGCGCAGGAGAGACCGTTCGGCTCGGGGATGGCAGGAAGGTGCAGGCCATGGCGCGGTACATGGACGTACACCGTGGGATGCAGGGCATCACGGCCGACCAGCTGATGGAGGCCCACCAGGCCGACCTCGCGATAGAGAAGGAAGAGGGCGTGCACTTCGAGCGCGCCTGGGCGGACCCCGAGTCCGGCGTCGTGTACTGCCTCTCGGAGGCCCCGTCGGCGGAGGCGGTCCAGCGGATCCACGAACGGGCGGGCCACCGGGCGGACGAGGTGCACGCGGTGCCGTTGTCGGTTTGACCCCGGACCGACGAGGTCACACCCGGGCAGTCGACCGGCTCGACGCATGGAGTCCCCGTCGGCACACCGACGAGGACTCATGAACGGGGATCGACCACGGCCCGACGCGACTCCGTTCCAGGAGAGCAGCGATGACAGCCATGGAGAGTTTCGACCTTCTGCAGCCGTACAAGATCGCTGAGGAGACGTTCGTCATCCCGTGGGCCCTTGAGGCCCCTCCGGTCGGCCACTTCCCGATGAACTCGATGGTGATCCGGGGAGCCGAACCGGTCCTTGTGGACACCGGGGCGCCCGCAGTGCGCTCCCAGTGGCTGGAGGCAGCCTGGTCCGTCGTGGATCCCCTGGACGTCCGGTGGATCTTCCTCACCCACGACGACCGCGACCACGCCGGCAACCTCCTCGCGGTCCTCGCGGAATGCCCGAACGCGACCCTGCTGACGACTTGGTTCTCCATCGGCCGCATGGCTGAGGAGTGGGAGACCCCCGTCAACCGGTGCCGCTTCATGACCGACGGCGACACCATCGACGTGGGCGATCGCACCCTGGTCGCCAAGCGACCGCCTCTGTACGACAACCCCACGACCCGCGCCCTCTTCGACCCGAAGGCCGGTGTCCTGTGGGCCGTTGACACCTTCGCCACGAACGTGCCGACCCCTGTGCCCGAGACGGCGGCGCTGTCGCCGGACGAATTC
This genomic window contains:
- a CDS encoding ATP-binding protein, encoding MDVNAAVAAAAAIAGVLTGVIAMLAFRWSEREQKRPTRTSLHTDPVLPPGVDTVLSVLRSSAVVLDEADAVVKASSAAYALGLVRGGKLSVEPMLQMARDTRRDGEIRQVELDLPRRGTGRGEALAVSARVAPLGSRLVLLLVEDLTEARRIEAVRRDFVANVSHELKTPVGALSLLSEAVMDASEDPEAVERFAGRMQIEATRLTSLVQELIDLSRVQNDDPLEDAEPVRVDELVAEAIDRCRHQAGTKQITMAAAGAAELKVWGNRGQLAAALGNLVENAVNYSPARTRVGIAARRVSAPGGDLIEVAVTDQGIGISDKDKERIFERFYRVDPARSRQTGGTGLGLAIVKHVAASHGGEVTVWSSEGQGSTFTLRLPEAGAARDRALQHPDLDDEDGHSTPESTSYDPLPAPEVLP
- a CDS encoding SCO4226 family nickel-binding protein translates to MARYMDVHRGMQGITADQLMEAHQADLAIEKEEGVHFERAWADPESGVVYCLSEAPSAEAVQRIHERAGHRADEVHAVPLSV
- a CDS encoding MBL fold metallo-hydrolase, which codes for MTAMESFDLLQPYKIAEETFVIPWALEAPPVGHFPMNSMVIRGAEPVLVDTGAPAVRSQWLEAAWSVVDPLDVRWIFLTHDDRDHAGNLLAVLAECPNATLLTTWFSIGRMAEEWETPVNRCRFMTDGDTIDVGDRTLVAKRPPLYDNPTTRALFDPKAGVLWAVDTFATNVPTPVPETAALSPDEFRDGQFFGGRLVSPWVALLDSQKFGAVVDDFQHLNAEVIAGCHCPVLRGAQISEAYDLLRRLPGVPPWAEFTQADLDQWMAAAESSVPPEQPRPSGT
- the phoU gene encoding phosphate signaling complex protein PhoU, giving the protein MRDAYHEELDSIGDGLVEMARLVGSAIGRATTAILDSDLKLAESVIEADQKVDDLQHDLEARAIALLARQQPVATDLRIVVTSLRMSADLERSGDLAQHVAKLARLRFPEKAIPHDLHATILEMGQLAQRLMAKAAEVIITKDVDLALQLEQDDDEMDLLHRTLFQHLLDDKWKHGIETAVDVTLLGRYYERFADHAVSVAKRVVYLVTGEHADELQQEIQPVTGVEGA